A genomic segment from Bradyrhizobium sp. CB1015 encodes:
- a CDS encoding MarR family winged helix-turn-helix transcriptional regulator yields the protein MPPTAARADTRQSPRKRAGNGAARSDVADDVGLDALVGHAGYAVRRFQIWIFQDFIKTLGEVDIRPTQYSVLTVIGANPGLSQMAVAKRLGIERARLVHLLDSLEQRKLVKRIKSKQDRRSHALHLTAQGETALEKFKRLAAEHERHVEAKIGKENRAELLRILSGFT from the coding sequence GTGCCACCCACCGCAGCCCGGGCCGACACCCGCCAATCCCCACGCAAGCGCGCCGGCAACGGCGCAGCACGCAGCGATGTCGCCGATGATGTCGGTCTCGACGCATTGGTCGGCCACGCCGGCTATGCGGTGCGGCGCTTCCAGATCTGGATCTTTCAGGACTTCATCAAGACGCTCGGCGAGGTCGACATCAGGCCGACGCAATATTCGGTGCTGACCGTGATCGGCGCCAATCCGGGCCTGTCGCAGATGGCGGTGGCAAAACGCCTCGGCATCGAGCGCGCCCGGCTGGTGCACCTGCTCGACAGCCTCGAACAGCGCAAGCTGGTGAAGCGGATCAAGTCGAAGCAGGACCGGCGCTCGCATGCCCTGCACCTCACCGCGCAGGGCGAGACGGCGCTCGAAAAGTTCAAGCGGCTCGCGGCCGAGCACGAGCGGCACGTCGAGGCGAAGATCGGCAAGGAGAACCGGGCGGAGCTGCTCCGAATCCTCTCCGGCTTCACCTGA